The following nucleotide sequence is from Anopheles stephensi strain Indian chromosome 3, UCI_ANSTEP_V1.0, whole genome shotgun sequence.
TCTGTTCTGATTGAGAAACAAATTGGGTGGAACGATATCAAACTTTCCCTCAGTTAATAAATCTATCCCATTCAAATGTATTCTTTTCTCACGTTATTACAATTTTGACAGCTACGGGTTATTTAAAGCCCTAAGTATTGACAGCTGTCACAATAACATTACTTCAAATGAGATGTGTGTTTATGGCATTATTATACTTTCGGTGTGATGCTCATTAATCTATATTTAGAATTCTGCTCAGTCTAAGGAGTCGAGGACAGATTTGAGAGGACTCGACAATTGAGACTACGTATTTTTGTTATCCAGACGTTATCAAAGAAACTGCCATTCCTATTAGAAGACCACAAAGCCTGCGGAGAGTTAAGGTCTAAATAACTTAATAAGAGCTAGAACATTAGAAGAAACTACTAAAATGATAATATTGCTCAGGCCTCGTTTGGACCTCTTTGGACTTTGCAAGTCGTAAGAAAGGCCACACATCTTCCAGCCCGCAACGGCTAAAATCTGTGAGTCATATAGCATTACAGAGCTGAGCTCCAGGTACAAGGCCCGTTAAGCAAGGGTTAGGAACTGAACTTACAATCAGCTAAGTACATTCATACGTGTACATTTTATCCCATCAATCTCAATTATGCACAGTGTATTGCAATATTGGTCGTATCATGCACAGTTGCCTTTAGTAATGATCTAAATTAACCACAGTTAGGTTCAATAACGACAACACAACAACTACCAGTATCGTGTAGAGTAAGTTAgcaattaattttccttcgtACACAAAACTAACGTGCCAAATCAATTTGTCCACAAATTGCATGCTAAATGAGCTATAAAAGCGGCAATTCGCCTAACCACATTGCTCAGGGCTAAAGGGTTTTGATAGTATCCGGTCTAGAATTCTGGCAACCATGAAGCGTTCGATAGTTTTGCTTTGCCTAGTGGCAATAGGTAACCTTATCGTATCTCCAAACTCATGATCTACTCACACCAAAGAAAACTTCACAATCTTATCaatcttttttccatttacaGCTAGTGCAAGACTGCTCGCGAAACGGCAAGACTCACAGCAAACTCAGGAAGTAAAGCTTGTCCATCTCCCTGCcaggcaggcagcagcagaagagttTCCCCTAGAGCAAGCcgttcaacagcagcaacccgAACCGACACCCGTCAAAGTTCCAGCAGCAAAGCAAGAACCGACCACTCCACCCGGTGAACCGGCAAAGGATAAGCAACCCCCACAGCACGTTCCTCAGACTAAAGCTCCACATGCCCAAGAGGTGCCAAGCACTAAATCTCCTGTAAAACAAGCGGAAACTAAAACGCCTCAAGGACCTTCGAGTGAAAAGATTAAAACTTCCCCAGAACCGAAATCTCCTCGAGCCGAGATTGAAGGCGTTCCAGGCACGAAAACCCCACAGACACAGGTCAAAGGTCAAGTTCCGGATACTAAAACTCCTCAAGGACCTGCGAGTGAAAAGATTAAATCTCCTCCAGAGACGAAATATCCACAAGGACCACCGAGTGCCCAGGTTAAAGGTGTCCCAGAGACGAAATCTCCACAGGGACCCGCGAGCGAAAAGATCAAAACTCCACCGGAACCTAAATCGCCACGAGCTGAGATCGAAGGCGTTCCAGGCACGAAAACCCCACAGACACAGGTCAAAGGCGTCCCAGAGACGAAGTCTCCACAAGGACCTCCAAGTCCGCCGATCAAAGACTCTCCCCCGGAAGCGAAGGTTCCACAAGGACCTCCGAGTGCGCAGATCAAAGGTGTCCCAGAGACGAAGTCTCCACAAGGACCTCCGAGTGCGCAGATGAAAGGCTCTCCCCCGGATACGAAATCTCCACGTGCTCAGGTCGAACAAGTTCCAGAACAGCAAGTCCAACAGACTGAAAAGCAGACGAAGGGTTAATGTTTACAGACAGGTGCAATGAAATCTAATTTCAAGTCTTGACACCGTACATAACAGTTACCATACCGAAAGAACTAAAGGAACATAGTATGACAAACAGGTCAATAAATGAACGATGAAAAGATAACCAAGCAATGGAGTCATTGAGTCAACCTCACATTAAGGTTgagttaaaaattaaatttaaaagggATAGATAAAACCAATTTATTGGCTTATTTATTGTAACAACTTCGTCAGATGGCTAATCGAAGACCAGGTTAAACAGAAATCTTTAAATAAGGAACAATACCTCAAACACTTATCGGGGAAGGAGTCATGCTCTAATCCAATGACAAAAGTTCTCCAGGACCTCTTGGCTCTCTCCAGGATGATTAGATCTGTCTAATTCTCGGATATCTAGACAATTCCTGAGACGATTTCAGGTGGATAGCTCGGAGGAAGAGAtaacaacggcgccggtctacACATAGTaggacctgggttcaaatcccttccacaCCGTTCCCCAGTtttgaggactgactatccaactacgtgatatcattACGTCtcgtaagccagaaatggcagcaaTGACCTTAatgtcgttaggccaaaaagacagaaaaaaagtaTATAGCTCAATTAATGGTGCGTAAATTACCAACGCTATACTTTTCTACCATAAGTACCAAATCAGAAGTCTAGCTCATGGCTATTGGCTACAAATCACGAATGCCTTTCAATCGGAAAGTATTGCTTTTCATACACTTATATGCTTGTATTATGTTCAATTTATCAGGTACACAGCTTCAACTCGAATCACTACATGCTATATATGTTAAGTTAATATCAGAACCAATTGTTTCAGAATTCACCTCGGGACCTGATGGCCTATAAAACTCGCCACTCACATTCATTCGGTGCGCTGTGTTCTACGACAAACCACAATGGCATTCTCACATAAACTTTTCTTCCTTACGGTTCTCGTGCTGATTGTAGCAGGCAAGTCCCATAACAGACACTATACTTTAACTAGAAAGGATTAATCAAATTTACTCTCTTTCTTCCAACAGCCTCTCTTGTGGTAGTTTCTGCCGCTCCACAATACACAACTTATCCGCCCAGGCTGATGAGACACATTCGGAACGCGATGAACTACCCTGGACAGTTCATTTCGACTCCCTGGGTTGGTTAGCCGGGCCATGGTTGATGCGGGTTCATTTTTCATAAGATCATCGAAACAAATGGAATAAATGCTGATCCTGAAGAAAACATTtcgatttttattattttcttcttcttcttaagcACTACAACCGCtgaaggtctcggcctgtcatttctagctttctgtgacttgattttacccatagcaggATAGTCTATGAACCCCGTATTTTATCTCAGTTTAAACGAAAACATAGACTTTAGAATCTGATACAGCAGATGGCTATAGAACTTCTAACTTAAGTGCTCAGAATATAGGAGCTAATCCTCGTAGAACACTTCTGAAGCATTGAATCTTTTTAATCGGTTTGCCTATTCTCTGGTGAATCTATAATCCAACTTTTCTTGCATTACGACCTTTCGATTGCATCGAATagctgattgattgattggagTTGAAAGAAAATACAAGTATcccaaaatattaaaaataaggctttgtaaaaaaatcatttctttataattataattaatcGAATAGTTGAAGcagtagtaaaaaaaatgcaattataaaatatttaagtaCTTATAGTGCTATAAGATAGCCTCCACCGTGGGATAGGTGCAGTAGTGGGATGTGTTGTTGCAGTTATAGTTTACTAAGTATTCATAAcgaaaaccaaataaaaatttcACTATTTTCCTAGTGACACATACACTTATGGCATTGCTTAAGCATTATAACATATAACACTTTTTGAtactaaataataaaaatgtaaattactGAAAAATCTATGAGAATCTCTTAAGGGTCCTCATAAATAATTAGTTTTGCTCAGGAGTAGCTGCCTTAAAACTACTAGTTTTGCATGCTTATTATATACTACAACTCAACATGTTCCTATTATCAACTACCCAACTTTAACCCTAATTTTTACATTCTACACAAGTAAACTTTACATACCAAGTTACGTTCCCAAATTCGTCATAGGACCTGAAGCACTATAAAACTCCCAACTCACTTCCCACACGGTGCTCTGTGTTTCGACAATCTCAACAACGATGGCAACCTCACATAAACTTATCTTCCTTACGGTTCTAGTGCTGATTGTAGCAGGCAAGTCCAACTACTAACAAAACATTCGAATTACTTTAACTCATACCACGTTTTTCTTTCGTAATAGCTTCCTTTGTGGTAGTTTCGGCTGCACCACAATACACCACTTATCCGCCCAGGCTGTTGAGACGCATTCGGAGCGCGATGGAATACCGTGCACAACCGGTCCATTGGTTTGGCTAGCCGAGTGGAAGGGCTATTGAGCGTTGTTCAATTTTGGAAATGAACAGCATGCTGTTTCATATAGAAATAAACACAATCAAAGCATAAAGTACTGCAagtttttgattatttattgcttAGTTCAATTTGAAAGAAGAGATAAAGAATCTCTTCCTGGTACACCAGCTGGTTGATTTATTGATCTTGATCTCTCTGATTCTTGAACTTTTTCGGTTATGAGGCATTGATATaatttgtgaaaaaataataagtaTCGGAAAAAAAGTAAGTTAGATTCAGTAATTATTGTCTACCAATGACAGGACCAGGTACAGAATCCCGTCCCAGTCGTCTCCTCGTgtgcaggactgactatccagctacgggtaccATCAAGTCTAGGAAAATCAGTAGTGGCATTCCAAGACGGCATAGCAATTGCAGAGACAAAGAGGAAAAAGTATTGAAAATAGACAatagaaaaaatcaatatttgttgacagtttattttaattaaaaagtaTTATAAAACTACTATTTATAACAAGTAACGACATTAACTGAATGTAAAGTAGTATTATTATTGGACCTTTTTTGTACCGTAGGTTGGTGCAACCCTTGACTAAGTCTACTAAGTCACGCTTACACAATTTTCTATGCATAATACTTTGTACATACTATATAACAGTACATATAACCTTCAAAGCTCAGCACTGCTGCCAGACAAATCGAAACAAGCAACGGAGATGGCATCCAAAATCATGGGAAAACTTTTGTACCTTACTCTTCTAGCGCTCATTATAGCTGGTAAGCACGGATTACGAAATTTTATCTATAGTCACCTAATCACAATTTCATAATAAACTCCTTATTAATCTTACTTTCCAGCTATCGCTCACGTAAGAGCTTATGCTCCATCTACAACATTTCCTCCTCTCGAACTTACAACCGAGCGTCCTATCTGTGTGGGCGAAGAATGTCACGAAGATGATCACTTACCGTAGAATGTTGCTTAAATAAAATAGATCAGCAAAATACTGTCACTCATGCAAGAGCTGATCCTGCCACAGAAGCTTCAACCGATTCTGATTTATGTATTGCCTCGGAGTGTTGGCCGTTCCCTTGGAGGTTTAGAGATTGAAATGTTACCCGAACAAGATATGTTAACACGTTCCCTAGTTGAAACAAGAGCATTCAGAGCATTAGCATGAAAGACACTTGCATCAGTCATCATCTGATGAATCTGTATCGTTCTGGAGCTATCATTCCAGAAGTATCGATGGCTAGAATCCCGCCGGTATCATCTACTAGTAACAATTTTCATATAAAACCAGctaaaaaaatgcttccatgCATGAGAAGCAATAAGGAAGCATTCTAATAAAGAACAAGCAATCAAATTCAATCATCATTCTACTCTCAAATATACGTTTAGAAACATTTGGAATGGTCTTagtaatataaataaaaaatatataatttaGCTCAATCCTTATGAGCAAAACGAACCATAAACAGACAAGTGTTCCGTTAAGCTTAGTATAGTACTAGCACATGTACAGCttgtgctataaaaatgctataaaaattgAGTACAAAGCAAGGGGATGCTAACAAGTCACACCCTTGATGGAGTTATTAGTGACGCATTCATGGCTGATACTCGAGCAGTATAAAGTGCGCAATTAACTTACACAACACTCCGACTCGCATCAAGTTTCAAGCCATAACAGCACCGCCATGGAGAAGTTGTTCTTGTTTACGATTTTAACTCTCTTAGTAGTTGGTAAGTGGGGCACACTAAAGCTACACCTGTAGGATAGCACGGTTTACCATCTGATTTTAGCtatgaatatttcattttaaaccCAATGACTTTTGATATACGATACTTCTAACAATTTGATGACATCAACAGCAATCCAATAGCTGGACAGCGAATAGTCTGAAATTACtatatttttatagcataCAAGGCCCAGCAACTTTCATATGAATCCAACTTTAAAACTTCAATCCAATTTGTCATTCGCAGCGACCCTCGTCGACGTAACTACAGCTGGCCTGAGGATGGCAGTTCCTAGACAAATGTGTTCGAATTTGGACGGTACATGGTAATGTCCGCATTTTTATTGGTGGGGTTAACCTACTACCAGGAAGCGGTGGAGTTCATTCCGATGTCGTGAATGTAGAATGACACCACTTCAGTGTGTAATAAAGCTTCATTGTTCAAAATCAATCCTTTTCTCTTCAATTATTTGTTGACTATCAGTTTGTGTATAGTAGAAGATGACTGATGTACATACACTTAAGCAAACACCCAAACAACCCTAACCAGATAGTTCCATTTATTACGAGTTCTCACTAAGCTACTTTTAAGCTTcagagaagtaaaaaaaatatgtttaaataattaaaccaACCCGTCCTTGACTAAAAGTCCCACAAATTTCTCATAGAGAGCGCTTCATACCAGAAAGTACATGAGTAGGAGAAACAGAGTGCAACTCCCTCGTTCGAAAATTCGCCTTGCGAGTAAGCAGTGACTTCAGCCTAAAGAAATTCGTTCAAATGCCCTTTTTGACTTGTAACTTTTGTGATTAAcatgtgttatttttaaaattgtttataatCACAGGACCTACTTACATGCAAGACATTGGATTAAGTCATTAGGTACACAATCAGCCCCAGAATCTCAATCAGTATAAAATCAGCAGAGCACAGCAATCCACCTGCCTGATGCAAACAGCGGCAGAGCGTTACAACATCACTATGGAgaaacttttccttttcgctATTCTGACACTCTTAGTAGTTGGTAAGAGATTTGCACAGTTTTTTCCTAAGTTCtccaaaatataaacaatttCCCCTCTCTTCTTTGCAGCATCGTTGATCGATGTAACGACAGCGGCAGTCTTAGTGGCACCAGCAGGATGTACGATTATGGATGGTAGAATTTTGTGTCCGTTTTGGTGGTatggttaaaattttattcaaacCATGCTGCTCAAATCAAGGACATCGGCTCCATGAATAACGATTTTGAAACATCACTCaataaaatttaagaaaaaaaacacaaagtcTTACATACAGTTGGTTTTGATGCCTATTGATCGTATGCTCAACTAGGTTACTCACTTAAATCACTGTTAAAGGAAGCGATAATTACTACGGTAAATCCCTAAGAGCTTATTCAACCATTTATAATTTGCTTtttgggaaaatatttatattaaaacaTTGAAATAGCAGGAGATGACGAAATGCATCCAATCAATCCAGCAATGCAAATAACGAGTAACACAAAGAACAATCTTATTTGAAGTTCAACTAACATTAaattcttattttttattcatctttCTACGCTTTTAAAGGAGCCCACAATAAcagtaaatttaaaacaaaacaggttagcaaattttaaagtaaaggttcttcttcctattcaaGAAAGaatcttggcctaacgacctcttaaggtcatgccttcTGCTTGACTCGTTGATACTGGGTAGTTGGATGATAGCCAATTCTCACTATGGAAGAatggtccagatgagatttgaggtCCCGGTCccggccgtgtgaagatcggcgccgctatcgcatctaccaccCGGTGCAATGTATTTACTTTAATATAAGTAATTACCTTAAtacttttattattaaacAGCTCTTATGACAtaaaagtttttatttaaGCATCGGTGCATTTATGAGAAAAAGAGGAATTTTTGTGTGAATTTACTCAAGTGTGAACCCGATGACAAATGTGTTCTGTTATCCTTTTACTACTGGCATcaacttttatttttgcttagttcttaaaacaaaacaactttttaattgtttttctgTTACATTTACGCAACACAACACATTGCATGACTATTTGCGTACCATGTTAATTGCAAAAAACTAGAAAATTTATTCGAACATTTCAGCACCGTTTCAATATAAAAAGGCTCCCGAAGCAAAGCTTCTTTACCAGTGTGGCTGAGATCAATCTACGCGCAACATCAATCAATCATGAGGTTCCTGCTGAAAGTGTTCCTTTTTGCACTCATCGGTAAGTAGCTACAGTAGTCTAACgttttgcaataaatttttcctattttcacTTTCCGGATAGCTCTGATGGGATTGGTTTCTGCCCAAGATGAAGCAAAAATtgtaagtttgttttttttttcgcctccaGTTTTTATTGTTGAACATTTTGATCATTTAATTGCTAATTTCCCTTACAGAGAGATTATGAGAGACAGTGCCTAGAGCACAATCTACCGAAGAATTGCTGGCAGACAGGTAACACGGCCTTTATCATAGCGAAGAAAAACGTACTATTATGGCAAATCATATGCATCTATTTCTAGCGAAACCACCATTGCGGTAAGCCAGTACTGCAACAATCACCAAGAAGGGTTGCTGATGGTAGTAGTGAGCTGATAAGTTGACTGAaataaaagttttgttttaagtcgatggaaaagtaaaataaataatttgtaaATTTGCATAAGCCAATtgagttttttgttaatttttgcaTTAAAATTTTCCTTTGTTGCTATCAAACTAAAATGTATTCACCATACAGCAGcattacttacttatcaggcgctacaaccgctttgcagtcttggcctgctgcaacaatcctcgatatcgctcacggtttagcgccgtcgtctgccaatccgttatcccggccgttctgacTCCTCTGGACGtcttgtggacggccttaaaggactttacgggctgggacGTCCGGTGTGATTCTcgtgacgtgaccagcccaccagagcctggcgagtctaattcgctgcacgatggtgagatcatcgtacagttcGTTGAGCACGTCagtgtagcggctcctccattgtccttccacacatacagagccaaaaatccttctgagcattggacagagtccatgtatcagaggcgtatgtgagtactggaactataaatgttctgtacgatcccagcttcgtccgtcgcgataGGTATTCAGAGTGGACATAAACTCCTGCGTatatcagtgtttgttagcaggccTGCTGGTGGTGCACCTGCCTTACAGGGACATCTAATTCAATTTGATGGATAAGAAGAGATAATGCTTTAGTCTAGAGGCTCAAGACAAATAAGTAAATGTTAAAACGCTCTACTTTACGCTCAAAAGTACTGTCTGACTGtctaaaactttaaataaaatattaacaaaTAATTAAAGACTTAAAAACCCCTTTAAAAAACCTTTCTAATCGTTATTTTTCCAATTCTTCTAAAACCGTGCCAAATGATAGGAAATCCACATGTTGTGTAGGTGTAtaataaaacaatcaaacatgCTCTGCGAAAAATAACATCCATGTTCAACATAGGTTGGCATTCACCATGGCTTTCAGTAATCAGCAACTAATACCTTTGCCGGTAGCTTTTGGTTACTTCAGTTGTCGTGCGTCTACTTACcagaagcaacacaaaaaaacaatcatgGAGTTTATggtaaaagttttcctttttgcaatGATCGGTAAGTATCCTCAGCGAAAGGTTCTAGCCAGTGCAGGATCActttttaaatttcctttatttttttagtAGGTTTTATCGGCCTTATTGCTGCACAACCGCCTGCAGATGAAATTGTAAGattcaaaacaattttatttatttatttataattccagtattacggcatgacgccgtattgtcaacaccgcatgtgttgacgattacaaattcacaaatattaacaaggcatttcctccctgttattctgccttatcccgggcatgctcggttgtcggtgtgtggagattgcagtgtggttgttcatgtctattgtggaggttgtATTGATgatttggtccgggtctattgctttctgttgctgtgttggtggtagtgtggtgtgtggaacggaacatccttccgtgtagcggatctag
It contains:
- the LOC118510821 gene encoding proline-rich protein 2-like isoform X1, which codes for MKRSIVLLCLVAIASARLLAKRQDSQQTQEVKLVHLPARQAAAEEFPLEQAVQQQQPEPTPVKVPAAKQEPTTPPGEPAKDKQPPQHVPQTKAPHAQEVPSTKSPVKQAETKTPQGPSSEKIKTSPEPKSPRAEIEGVPGTKTPQTQVKGQVPDTKTPQGPASEKIKSPPETKYPQGPPSAQVKGVPETKSPQGPASEKIKTPPEPKSPRAEIEGVPGTKTPQTQVKGVPETKSPQGPPSPPIKDSPPEAKVPQGPPSAQIKGVPETKSPQGPPSAQMKGSPPDTKSPRAQVEQVPEQQVQQTEKQTKG
- the LOC118510821 gene encoding basic salivary proline-rich protein 2-like isoform X2, which produces MKRSIVLLCLVAIASARLLAKRQDSQQTQEVKLVHLPARQAAAEEFPLEQAVQQQQPEPTPVKVPAAKQEPTTPPGEPAKDKQPPQHVPQTKAPHAQEVPSTKSPVKQAETKTPQGPSSEKIKTSPEPKSPRAEIEGVPGTKTPQTQVKGQVPDTKTPQGPASEKIKSPPETKYPQGPPSAQVKGVPETKSPQGPASEKIKTPPEPKSPRAEIEGVPGTKTPQTQVKGVPETKSPQGPPSPPIKDSPPEAKVPQGPPSAQIKGSPPDTKSPRAQVEQVPEQQVQQTEKQTKG